One window of Scylla paramamosain isolate STU-SP2022 chromosome 47, ASM3559412v1, whole genome shotgun sequence genomic DNA carries:
- the LOC135095118 gene encoding probable serine/threonine-protein kinase DDB_G0277071, with amino-acid sequence MESFKITKTLIIIIIITITTTTHRTQAEEKQTNEHTQNENQQQQQQQQQQQQQQQQGDMGVTEAWIQHRPPHPYPARPFPRPPIHAYRNPMPSRSFTPAHPRYTPAHPRSPPRPPAHPQYKITGQGGYRGVQRGQGGYGEGYVTNGSLTEALNTMWTVRDGGDYTHNHNYGTSDHKDSSNQRDDHHHHRHDPSKFEYDYDALGQHNSISHDHRDLHVHNYNIHNTQGMHGSPYPPSRSLPKSPDPTRLSPYNSRPHTKVGVVQNTVGGGTRGPSRPQAPIRTTVPRGVPRTSALPPVMPAVLSPVAPPAPVNQRVQLGRQPLPPFIHPLTPIAPPRASHEPCTAPPSTPEAPS; translated from the exons atggagAGCTTTAAGATAACAAaaaccttaataataataataataataacaataacaacaacaacacacagaaCCCAAgcggaagaaaaacaaacaaacgaacacacacaaaatgaaaatcaacaacaacaacaacaacaacaacaacaacaacaacaacagcaacaaggagATATGGGCGTGACAGAAGCCTGGATACAACACCGCCCACCACACCCATACCCTGCACGCCCATTTCCTCGTCCACCCATCCACGCCTACAGGAACCCGATGCCCTCTCGTTCCTTCACCCCGGCCCATCCTCGCTACACCCCGGCCCATCCTCGCTCCCCGCCACGGCCCCCAGCGCATCCCCAGTACAAAATTACGGGGCAGGGGGGCTACAGGGGGGTTCAGAGGGGGCAGGGGGGGTATGGTGAAGGTTACGTTACCAATGGATCGTTAACTGAGGCGCTCAATACAATGTGGACGGTGAG AGACGGCGGCGACTACACCCACAACCACAACTACGGCACCAGCGACCACAAAGACTCGAGTAACCAGcgcgacgaccaccaccaccaccgccacgacccCAGCAAATTTGAATACGACTATGATGCCCTGGGCCAGCATAACAGCATCTCGCACGACCACAGGGACCTTCACGTGCATAATTACAACATACATAACACACAGGGCATGCATGGCTCCCCCTATCCTCCCTCCCGGTCCCTCCCCAAGAGCCCAGACCCCACCCGCCTCTCCCCATACAATTCTAGACCCCATACCAAGGTGGGCGTGGTGCAGAATACTGTAGGAGGGGGGACAAGAGGACCGTCACGCCCCCAGGCTCCCATAAGGACTACTGTACCTCGGGGCGTTCCTCGTACCTCTGCCCTCCCCCCTGTTATGCCTGCTGTGTTGTCCCCCGTGGCCCCCCCAGCCCCAGTAAACCAGAGGGTGCAGCTTGGAAG ACAGCCACTGCCCCCCTTCAtccaccccctcacccccatcGCTCCACCGCGCGCCTCCCATGAACCCTG TACCGCGCCCCCCAGTACACCAGAGGCTCCCAGCTAG
- the LOC135094951 gene encoding metal cation symporter ZIP14-like isoform X1: MCVAAGRGRGVRGRERIRQPRHLPILFLFPHCPVRVLREVMWCPWRLAMVVVVTCVVQSVCVSGQSLPHPSTAEWNSTHPLNITDFPTVLWYGFSSNKVNFTRADLQRLVECSLGRHQCPPLHQALPSLALSSCDKESEGKSSHCRLLKACTVDDLLSAIDHDEESLTVEDLRELLPVIIYMGQKGDSCTAQQLAMTPKSKPKQSEVWGYGILFVTLISGCSLAGVSVLPLMAHKFYQQLLTLLVGLAVGSLAASSLFHLIPQAFKLNVKDEHHGYLFVSLFVLVGVWGFFMVERIIKIIITHQARKEKGNFPPGQSDQDILCNNMKDVPAVEQGKVPPVVSVNGAVSLGKAEESITPQSSCGPDDVDLIYASQRQVIRASFGHNERPDKASAHTHALEFRQGQDSVIRTVAWMIIFGDGFHNFIDGVSIGAAFSESILTGISISLAVMCEELPHELGDFAVLLNAGMTMKQAVSYNFLSATTCYLGLFLGILLGEFTQDNTAVFAVAAGMFLYIALVDMVPEMNEVASKAAEGGWRSAIHILMYQNLGIFIGIGSLFCLAYFQDSMVLT; this comes from the exons atgtgtgtagcagcggggagagggagaggtgtgagaggaagggagaggataagaCAACCACGTCATCTGCCaattctcttcttgtttcctcaCTGTCCTGTTCGTGTgctgagagag GTGATGTGGTGCCCATGGAGgttagcaatggtggtggtggtgacgtgtgtggtgcaaagtgtgtgtgtcagtggccAGAGCTTGCCACACCCCAGCACAGCAGAATGGAACAGCACACATCCACTCAACATCACAGACTTCCCCACTGTTCT GTGGTATGGGTTCTCGTCCAACAAAGTCAACTTCACTCGGGCCGACCTGCAGCGCCTGGTGGAGTGCTCGCTGGGCCGCCACCAATGCCCGCCCCTCCACCAGGCACTCCCCTCCCTGGCGCTCTCCAGCTGTGataaggagagtgaaggaaagtcaTCACACTGCCGGCTGCTGAAGGCT TGCACAGTGGATGACCTACTCTCAGCGATAGACCACGATGAGGAGAGCCTGACTGTGGAGGACCTGAGGGAGCTGTTGCCGGTTATTATCTACATGGGGCAGAAGGGGGATTCCTGCACCGCCCAGCAGCTCGCCATGACCCCCAAGAGCAAGCCCAAGCAATCCGAGG TGTGGGGGTACGGCATCCTGTTCGTGACCCTAATCTCCGGGTGTTCGTTGGCGGGGGTGTCGGTGCTTCCGTTGATGGCTCACAAATTCTACCAGCAGCTGTTAACTCTCCTGGTGGGTCTGGCTGTGGGGTCCCTGGCTGCCTCGTCCCTCTTCCACCTCATCCCTCAG GCGTTCAAATTGAATGTAAAG GATGAGCACCACGGGTACCTGTTTGTGTCGCTGTTTGTGCTGGTGGGTGTCTGGGGCTTCTTCATGGTGGAGCGCATCATTAAGATCATCATCACACACCAGGCGCGGAAA GAGAAAGGCAACTTCCCTCCCGGCCAGTCAGACCAGGACATCCTCTGCAACAACATGAAGGACGTGCCGGCCGTGGAGCAGGGAAAGGTGCCGCCAGTGGTGTCTGTCAATGGGGCTGTCAGTCTGGGGAAGGCGGAGGAGTCCATCACCCCTCAGAGCTCCTGTGGGCCTGATGATGTGGATTTGATCTACGCCTCGCAACGACAAGTAATCCGCGCCTCGTTTGGCCATAatgag CGGCCAGACAAAGCATCTGCCCACACCCACGCGCTGGAGTTCCGTCAGGGGCAGGACTCTGTGATCCGCACTGTGGCGTGGATGATAATATTTGGCGACGGATTCCACAACTTCATTGACGGAGTGTCCATTGGTGCTGCGTTCTCCGAGTCCATCCTGACTGGGATCTCCATTAGTCTGGCTGTGATGTGTGAGGAGCTGCCACATGAactgg GTGACTTTGCCGTGCTCCTCAATGCTGGGATGACGATGAAACAAGCCGTGTCTTACAACTTCCTCTCGGCCACCACCTGCTACCTGGGCCTCTTCCTGGGCATCCTGCTGGGGGAGTTCACCCAGGACAACACTGCAGTCTTCGCCGTTGCTGCAGGAATGTTCCTCTACATCGCTCTTGTGGACATG GTGCCGGAGATGAATGAGGTGGCCAGCAAGGCAGCAGAGGGTGGCTGGAGGAGTGCCATCCACATCCTCATGTACCAGAACCTCGGCATCTTCATCGGCATTGGGTCACTCTTCTGTCTGGCATACTTTCAGGACAGCATGGTACTTACTTAG
- the LOC135094951 gene encoding metal cation symporter ZIP14-like isoform X2 yields the protein MWCPWRLAMVVVVTCVVQSVCVSGQSLPHPSTAEWNSTHPLNITDFPTVLWYGFSSNKVNFTRADLQRLVECSLGRHQCPPLHQALPSLALSSCDKESEGKSSHCRLLKACTVDDLLSAIDHDEESLTVEDLRELLPVIIYMGQKGDSCTAQQLAMTPKSKPKQSEVWGYGILFVTLISGCSLAGVSVLPLMAHKFYQQLLTLLVGLAVGSLAASSLFHLIPQAFKLNVKDEHHGYLFVSLFVLVGVWGFFMVERIIKIIITHQARKEKGNFPPGQSDQDILCNNMKDVPAVEQGKVPPVVSVNGAVSLGKAEESITPQSSCGPDDVDLIYASQRQVIRASFGHNERPDKASAHTHALEFRQGQDSVIRTVAWMIIFGDGFHNFIDGVSIGAAFSESILTGISISLAVMCEELPHELGDFAVLLNAGMTMKQAVSYNFLSATTCYLGLFLGILLGEFTQDNTAVFAVAAGMFLYIALVDMVPEMNEVASKAAEGGWRSAIHILMYQNLGIFIGIGSLFCLAYFQDSMVLT from the exons ATGTGGTGCCCATGGAGgttagcaatggtggtggtggtgacgtgtgtggtgcaaagtgtgtgtgtcagtggccAGAGCTTGCCACACCCCAGCACAGCAGAATGGAACAGCACACATCCACTCAACATCACAGACTTCCCCACTGTTCT GTGGTATGGGTTCTCGTCCAACAAAGTCAACTTCACTCGGGCCGACCTGCAGCGCCTGGTGGAGTGCTCGCTGGGCCGCCACCAATGCCCGCCCCTCCACCAGGCACTCCCCTCCCTGGCGCTCTCCAGCTGTGataaggagagtgaaggaaagtcaTCACACTGCCGGCTGCTGAAGGCT TGCACAGTGGATGACCTACTCTCAGCGATAGACCACGATGAGGAGAGCCTGACTGTGGAGGACCTGAGGGAGCTGTTGCCGGTTATTATCTACATGGGGCAGAAGGGGGATTCCTGCACCGCCCAGCAGCTCGCCATGACCCCCAAGAGCAAGCCCAAGCAATCCGAGG TGTGGGGGTACGGCATCCTGTTCGTGACCCTAATCTCCGGGTGTTCGTTGGCGGGGGTGTCGGTGCTTCCGTTGATGGCTCACAAATTCTACCAGCAGCTGTTAACTCTCCTGGTGGGTCTGGCTGTGGGGTCCCTGGCTGCCTCGTCCCTCTTCCACCTCATCCCTCAG GCGTTCAAATTGAATGTAAAG GATGAGCACCACGGGTACCTGTTTGTGTCGCTGTTTGTGCTGGTGGGTGTCTGGGGCTTCTTCATGGTGGAGCGCATCATTAAGATCATCATCACACACCAGGCGCGGAAA GAGAAAGGCAACTTCCCTCCCGGCCAGTCAGACCAGGACATCCTCTGCAACAACATGAAGGACGTGCCGGCCGTGGAGCAGGGAAAGGTGCCGCCAGTGGTGTCTGTCAATGGGGCTGTCAGTCTGGGGAAGGCGGAGGAGTCCATCACCCCTCAGAGCTCCTGTGGGCCTGATGATGTGGATTTGATCTACGCCTCGCAACGACAAGTAATCCGCGCCTCGTTTGGCCATAatgag CGGCCAGACAAAGCATCTGCCCACACCCACGCGCTGGAGTTCCGTCAGGGGCAGGACTCTGTGATCCGCACTGTGGCGTGGATGATAATATTTGGCGACGGATTCCACAACTTCATTGACGGAGTGTCCATTGGTGCTGCGTTCTCCGAGTCCATCCTGACTGGGATCTCCATTAGTCTGGCTGTGATGTGTGAGGAGCTGCCACATGAactgg GTGACTTTGCCGTGCTCCTCAATGCTGGGATGACGATGAAACAAGCCGTGTCTTACAACTTCCTCTCGGCCACCACCTGCTACCTGGGCCTCTTCCTGGGCATCCTGCTGGGGGAGTTCACCCAGGACAACACTGCAGTCTTCGCCGTTGCTGCAGGAATGTTCCTCTACATCGCTCTTGTGGACATG GTGCCGGAGATGAATGAGGTGGCCAGCAAGGCAGCAGAGGGTGGCTGGAGGAGTGCCATCCACATCCTCATGTACCAGAACCTCGGCATCTTCATCGGCATTGGGTCACTCTTCTGTCTGGCATACTTTCAGGACAGCATGGTACTTACTTAG
- the LOC135094876 gene encoding dynein intermediate chain 2, ciliary-like has product MISVSHSPADYKYWEDQSDDYRQLEGSLLPLWKFTAPAVRRLLVSEVCWSPAHPDLLAAAYTAGDTGEPPEPGYLCLFSLKNPSVPERCLLCSCGVTCVQFHPSKDSVVVAGREDGNVFVYDARHAPEQPRVVVSRASGGKHLLGVSQVAWVTTGPGQPLSFYSVGRDGRVTHWTVHLSELEASDVLRSGDTEASEHAPPSDDRAKLQGTVTCLALKAGDANLLLMGLDSGAVVEMTLRASTNALFHYSAHSAPVRLLSWNSHHEDVFASGSADWMLKVWARSYRHPIITLDLGAPVSGLTWSHLGGSLLVGVTQDGKVHVHDLYLRKCRALCLQNVMQRRRSCLSCVAFSPFHPVLLVGGEKGYLVSFKLSPNLRRPPKEAKGADETQRREIEMARLGRLISTAPPQ; this is encoded by the exons atgata tcagtcagtcactccccAGCAGACTACAAGTACTGGGAGGACCAGAGTGATGACTACCGCCAGCTGGAGGGGTCCCTGCTACCCTTGTGGAAGTTCACGGCGCCTGCTGTCCGTCGCCTGCTTGTATCTGAGGTGTGCTGGAGCCCCGCCCATCCTGACCTGCTGGCGGCGGCGTACACTGCAG GGGACACTGGGGAGCCTCCTGAGCCTGGCTACCTGTGTCTCTTCAGCCTTAAGAACCCTAGCGTGCCGGAGCGGTGCCTGTTGTGCTCCTGTGGCGTCACCTGCGTGCAGTTCCACCCCTCG AAGGAcagcgtggtggtggcagggcgGGAGGACGGCAACGTGTTTGTATATGACGCACGCCACGCCCCTGAGCAGCCCCGGGTGGTGGTGTCCCGGGCCAGCGGCGGCAAACACCTGTTGGGGGTgagccag GTGGCGTGGGTGACAACGGGGCCCGGGcagcctctctctttctattcagTGGGGCGTGATGGGCGGGTGACACACTGGACCGTTCACCTCTCGGAGCTCGAAGCCTCGGATGTGCTTCGCTCCGGGGACACTGAAGCTTCGGAACACGCGCCGCCCAGTGATGACCGCGCGAAGCTTCAGG GTACCGTCACATGTTTGGCCCTGAAGGCGGGGGATGCTAACCTCCTCCTGATGGGGCTCGACTCAGGGGCCGTGGTGGAGATGACCCTGAGAGCCTCCACCAACGCTCTCTTCCACTACTCAGCCCACTCTGCTCCTGTCCGCCTCCTCAGCTGGAATAGTCACCACGAGGATGTGTTTGCGTCTGGCTCAGCTGATTGGATGCTCAAAGTGTGGGCGAGAagttacag ACACCCCATCATAACCCTGGACCTGGGAGCACCTGTGTCCGGCCTCACCTGGAGTCACCTGGGGGGCAGCCTGCTGGTTGGTGTCACGCAAGATGGCAAGGTACACGTGCATGACTTGTACCTGAGGAAGTGTCGCGCCCTTTGCTTGCAGAACGTGATGCAGAGGCGGAGATCCTGTCTATCCTGCGTGGCATTCAGTCCCTTCCATCCTGTGCTGCTCGTTGGGGGGgaaaa gggataTCTCGTGTCCTTCAAGCTGTCCCCCAACCTGCGGCGCCCCCCGAAGGAAGCAAAGGGCGCAGACGAGACACAGAGGCGGGAGATAGAGATGGCCAGACTGGGGCGGCTCATCTCCACAGCCCCGCcccagtag
- the LOC135094953 gene encoding dynein intermediate chain 2, ciliary-like — translation MTFSRSKLKRRDTLEQQEEEEEEDEEERRRREEEEEKAREPQVEIRLSSTTAQPEGEVLYDFSTGYFHLVHHGDPLIHLFSAPSRIMPREEFELIYLQKTQEEEEEDEEAIARRKKEEEEKQKQKYLELQREFKAKKKKKKKKSAAKSQEAEEQEEQEEEEEEQYDIAKDIEDLYGNVMSPEQLAKLDSQPNPFNFSDRVTQTFRAPKKELSQQTDQPPSTTFGATAGLATLCDAYDRDYELKQEAERRKKEKEAEEAAKEEGKETTKTPLDPVVLLTPPSPPGKGGWHTWPALPRSWKEPYNRMYMQK, via the exons atgaCCTTCTCTCGCTCCAAACTGAAGAGGAGGGACACACTGGagcaacaggaagaggaagaggaagaggacgaagaggagaggaggagaagggaggaagaggaagagaag GCGAGGGAGCCCCAGGTGGAAATACGACTGTCATCCACCACAGCCCAACCAGAGGGGGAGGTGCTGTACGACTTTTCCACCGGGTACTTCCACCTGGTCCACCATGGcgatccactcatccacctgtTCTCAGCGCCGTCAAGGATCATGCCGCGTGAAGAGTTCGAGTTGATTTACCTGCAGAagactcaggaggaggaggaggaagatgaggagg CCATCGCGAGgcggaagaaggaggaagaggagaaacaaaaacaaaaatacctgGAATTACAGCGAGAATTcaaagcgaagaagaagaagaagaagaagaagagcgcAGCCAAGAGTCAAGAggcggaggagcaggaggagcaagaggaggaggaggaggagcagtatgACATCGCTAAGGACATCGAGGACCTGTACGGCAACGTGATGTCACCTGAACAGCTTGCCAAACTTGATTCACAACCTAACCCTTTCAATTTCAGCGACCGTGTGACTCAGACCTTCCGCGCCCCgaagaag GAGTTGAGCCAGCAGACTGACCAGCCCCCCAGCACGACTTTCGGCGCCACTGCAGGTCTTGCCACTCTTTGCGACGCCTATGACAGAGACTACGAGCTGAAACAGGAggcggagaggaggaagaaggaaaaggaagcggaggaggcagcgaaggaggaaggaaaagag ACCACCAAGACCCCCCTGGACCCCGTGGTGCTCCTGACGCCCCCCTCCCCGCCAGGTAAGGGGGGCTGGCACACCTGGCCCGCGCTTCCAAGATCGTGGAAAGAACCGTACAACAGAATGTATATGCAGAAGTGA